In a genomic window of Chaetodon auriga isolate fChaAug3 chromosome 1, fChaAug3.hap1, whole genome shotgun sequence:
- the myo5aa gene encoding unconventional myosin-Va isoform X3 translates to MAASELYTKCARVWIPDAEEVWKSAELTKDYKNGDASLHLMLEDGTNIEHKLDPKTKNLPYLRNPDILVGENDLTALSYLHEPAVLHNLKVRFVDSKLIYTYCGIVLVAINPYETLPIYGTDIINAYSGQNMGDMDPHIFAVAEEAYKQMARDERNQSIIVSGESGAGKTVSAKYAMRYFATVSGSASEANVEEKVLASNPIMEAIGNAKTTRNDNSSRFGKYIEIGFDTRFRIIGANMRTYLLEKSRVVFQADEERNYHIFYQLCASSHLPEFKTLKLSSANDFLYTRQGRSPVIDGVDDTKELSTTRNAFTLLGINESYQMGLFQVLAAILHLGNVDIKDRDADSSVIAPNNRHLTAFCELVGVTYQDMSQWLCHRKLKTATETYIKPLPRLQATNARDALSKHIYAKLFNWIVEHVNKALITSVTQHSFIGVLDIYGFETFEINSFEQFCINYANEKLQQQFNMHVFKLEQEEYMKEQIPWTLIDFYDNQPCINLIEAKMGILDLLDEECKMPKGSDESWAQKLYNTHLKTCSLFEKPRMSNRAFIIQHFADKVEYQCDGFLEKNKDTVNEEQINVLKASKFDLLVELFQDEEKATSPTGQVPGTGGRTRLSVKPDKSRQKSSKEHKKTVGCQFRNSLQMLMETLNATTPHYVRCIKPNDFKMAFSFDPKRAVQQLRACGVLETIRISAAGFPSRWTYQEFFSRYRVLMKQKDVLPDKKLTCKNVMEKLVQDQDKYQFGKTKIFFRAGQVAYLEKLRADKLRAACIRIQKTIRCWLARKKYLRKRSAAITIQRFTRGYQARCLAKFMRRTQAATIIQKYQRMCVEKKRYRQKQAAALAMQTILRAYMARQKYQALLREHKMVIIQKHVRGWLARCWYKRCLVSIVYLQCCIRRMRARRELKKLKIEARSVEHFKKLNKGMENKIMQLQRRIDEQSKDNRSVNEKLVSLETSYTAETERMRGELSRLRGVEEEAKNKSNQVSSLLEELERLKKELSATQKEKKTIEDWAQTYRDEMEKMVSELKDQNGSLKKEKDDLNRLIQEQSQQMTEKMARAIAQETQQLETDLNEERSRYQNLLTEHLRLEEKYDDLKEEMVSTNVSKPGHRRTDSTHSSNESEYTYNSEYAELEEGSRAAEDVTRGMDTSLTLKLQKRLTELEQEKQSLRNELENKEEQFQRARARDDAEFKKARGAELEYESLKRQELESENKKLKHNLVEMRQSLLGDAATGAGAPGSPAYKVLLEQLNSACEELDVRKEEVLILRSQLVSQKEAMHHKETMTEPSVYAEDVSKLKDADELKQACIGLKDTNRSPWFMRKPLEVSDLLSRLRSAAPDFHKLNEDGELWLVNQGLKETMRLLEHQLQTERRTYNNEVEALRGELQNAKEENNRQQQLLAQNLQLPPEARIEASLQHEITRLTNENLDLMEQLEKQDRTIRKLKKQLKVYSKRIGEMGAGQAEGQTSPGQMVDEPIHPVNIPRREKDFQGMLEYKKEDELKLVKNLILELKPRGVAVNLIPGLPAYILFMCLRHADYVNDDQKVRTLLTSTINSIKKILKKRGDDFETVSFWLANTCRFLHCLKQYSGDEAFMKHNTQRQNEHCLSNFDLAEYRQVISDLAIQIYQQLIKCMENILQPMIVSGMLEHETIQGVSGVKPTGLRKRTSSIADEGTYTLDSILRQLSAFHSTMCQHGTDPELIKQVVKQQFYIIGAVTLNNLLLRKDMCSWSKGMQIRYNVSQLEEWLRDKGLMTCGAKETLEPLIQAAQLLQVKKKTDEDAEAICSMCLALTTAQIVKVLNLYTPVNEFEERVSVAFIRTIQTRLRDRCESPQLLMDTKMIYPVTFPFSPSSLALETIQIPGSLNLGFLTRV, encoded by the exons TGTGCTCGGGTGTGGATCCCCGATGCAGAGGAGGTGTGGAAGTCCGCTGAGCTGACCAAGGACTACAAAAATGGCGACGCGTCCCTGCATCTCATGCTGGAAGATGGAACG AACATTGAGCACAAACTGGACCCCAAGACGAAGAACCTGCCTTACCTGCGAAACCCTGACATCCTGGTGGGCGAGAATGACCTCACAGCGCTCAGCTACCTCCACGAGCCGGCCGTGCTGCACAACCTCAAAGTCCGCTTTGTCGACTCCAAGCTCATCTACACTTACTGCG GTATCGTCCTGGTGGCCATCAACCCGTACGAGACGCTGCCGATCTACGGCACAGACATCATCAATGCCTACAGCGGTCAGAACATGGGAGACATGGACCCACATATCTTCGCTGTGGCGGAGGAGGCTTACAAACAGATGGCCAG GGATGAGAGGAACCAGTCCATCATTGTGAGCGGGGAGTCCGGAGCAGGAAAAACAGTATCAGCCAAATACGCCATGAGATACTTCGCTACGGTCAGCGGCTCCGCCAGTGAGGCCAACGTGGAGGAGAAGGTCTTGGCTTCCAACCCCATCATGGAG GCCATTGGAAATGCAAAGACCACCCGAAATGACAACAGCAGTCGCTTTGGAAAATACATCGAGATCGGCTTCGACACCCGCTTCCGTATCATCGGTGCCAACATGAGAACATATCTGCTGGAGAAATCACGAGTGGTGTTTCAG GCTGACGAGGAGAGGAATTATCATATCTTCTATCAGCTCTGTGCTTCGTCCCATCTGCCTGAGTTCAAGACTCTGAAGCTGA GCAGTGCAAACGACTTCTTGTACACCAGGCAGGGCCGCAGCCCCGTTATCGACGGTGTGGATGACACCAAGGAGCTCTCCACCACTCGCAATGCTTTCACCCTGCTTG GCATTAATGAGTCCTATCAAATGGGGTTGTTCCAGGTTTTGGCTGCTATTCTTCATCTGGGAAATGTGGACATAAAGGACAGAGACGCAGACAGCAGCGTCATTGCT CCCAACAATCGCCATCTGACCGCGTTCTGCGAGTTGGTGGGTGTGACCTATCAGGACATGTCTCAGTGGCTGTGCCACAGGAAGCTGAAGACGGCCACAGAGACGTATATCAAGCCCCTCCCCCGCCTGCAGGCCACCAACGCCCGTGACGCGCTGTCCAAACATATCTACGCCAAGCTCTTCAACTGGATTGTGGAGCACGTTAACAAAGCCCTAATCACCAGTGTCACACAGCACTCCTTCATCGGGGTCCTCGACATCTACGG GTTTGAGACGTTCGAGATCAACAGCTTTGAGCAGTTCTGTATCAACTACGCTAAtgagaaactgcagcagcagttcaacATG catgtgttcaagctggagcaggaggagtacATGAAGGAGCAGATCCCCTGGACTCTGATCGACTTCTATGACAATCAGCCCTGCATCAACCTCATAGAAGCCAAAATGGGCATCCTGGACCTGTTGGACGAGGAGTGCAag atGCCTAAAGGTTCGGATGAATCGTGGGCTCAGAAACTCTACAACACCCACCTGAAGACCTGCTCTCTCTTCGAGAAGCCGCGCATGTCCAACCGCGCCTTCATCATCCAACATTTTGCTGACAAG GTGGAGTACCAGTGTGACGGTTTCCTGgagaagaacaaagacacagtgaATGAAGAACAGATCAATGTGCTGAAGGCCAGCAAG tttgacctgctggtggagctgtTCCAGGACGAGGAGAAAGCCACCAGCCCCACAGGTCAGGTCCCTGGCACCGGAGGCCGGACCCGCCTCAGCGTCAAACCTGACAAGAGCCGGCAGAAGAGCAGCAAGGAGCACAAGAAGACCGTCGGTTGCCAG TTTCGTAACTCTCTGCAAATGCTGATGGAGACATTGAACGCAACCACTCCACACTATGTACGCTGCATCAAACCCAATGACTTCAAGATGGCCTTCTC GTTTGATCCCAAGCGTGcggtgcagcagctcagagcctGCGGCGTCCTGGAAACCATCcgcatctctgctgcaggcttcCCATCCAG atggACGTACCAGGAGTTCTTCAGCCGTTACAGAGTGCTGATGAAGCAGAAGGACGTGTTACCCGACAAGAAGCTGACCTGCAAGAACGTTATGGAAAAGCTAGTGCAG GACCAGGACAAATACCAGTTTGGTAAGACCAAGATCTTCTTCAGGGCCGGCCAGGTAGCCTACCTGGAGAAGCTGAGGGCGGACAAGCTGCGCGCTGCCTGCATTCGCATCCAGAAAACCATCCGCTGCTGGCTAGCGCGCAAGAAGTATCTGCGCAAGCGCAGTGCTGCCATCACCATCCAGAGGTTCACCAGAGGGTACCAGGCTCGCTG CCTGGCCAAGTTCATGCGTCGCACTCAGGCGGCCACCATCATCCAGAAGTACCAGAGGATGTGTGTGGAGAAGAAACGCTACAGGCAGAAGcaggctgctgctctggccATGCAGACGATCCTCAGAGCCTACATGGCCCGACAGAAGTACCAGGCG TTACTGCGGGAGCACAAGATGGTGATCATTCAGAAGCACGTTCGTGGCTGGTTGGCTCGGTGCTGGTACAAGCGCTGCCTGGTCTCCATCGTTTACCTGCAGTGCTGCATCCGCAGGATGAGAGCCAGGCGCgagctgaagaagctgaagaTCGAGGCTCGCTCGGTGGAGCATTTCAAGAAGCTCAACAAAGGCATGGAGAACAAGatcatgcagctgcagaggagaatcGACGAGCAG AGCAAGGACAACCGGTCGGTCAACGAGAAGCTAGTCAGTCTGGAGACTTCGTACACAGCAGAGACCGAGCGGATGCGTGGCGAGCTGAGCCGGCTGCgcggggtggaggaggaggccaagaACAAAAGCAACCAGGTGTCCtcgctgctggaggagctggagaggctgaagaaggagctgagtgCCAcgcagaaggagaagaagaccaTCGAGGACTGGGCACAAACCTACAGGGACGAAATGGAGAAA atggTCTCGGAGCTGAAGGATCAGAATGGCTCGCTCAAGAAAGAGAAGGACGACTTGAACAGGTTGATTCAGGAACAGAGTCAGCAGATGACAG AGAAAATGGCCCGTGCGATCGCACAGGAGACTCAGCAGCTGGAGACGGATCTGAACGAGGAGCGATCTCGCTACCAGAATCTCCTTACGGAACACCTTCGCCTGGAGGAGAAATACGACGACCTGAAGGAGGAGATGGTTTCCACG AACGTGTCCAAGCCTGGCCACAGGAGAACAGATTCCACTCACAGCAGCAACGAATCAGAGTACACCTACAACTCCGAGTACGCCGAATTGGAAGAAGGTTCCCGTGCCGCCGAA GATGTGACTCGAGGAATGGACACCTCGCTGACCCTCAAGCTGCAGAAACGACTCACAGAACTGGAGCAAGAAAAGCAGTCGCTGCGCAAcgagctggaaaacaaagaggagcagtTCCAGCGGGCTAGAGCCAGG GATGACGCAGAGTTTAAAAAGGCTCGAGGTGCAGAGCTGGAGTACGAGTCTCTGAAG CGTCAGGAGCTGGAGTCAGAGAACAAGAAGCTGAAACATAACCTGGTGGAGATGAGGCAAAGCCTGCTGGGTGACGCAGCAACAGGCGCGGGGGCCCCGGGCTCCCCAGCTTACAAGGTGCTCCTGGAGCAGCTGAACTCCGCCTGCGAGGAGCTGGATGTCCGCAAGGAGGAAGTGCTGATCCTGCGCTCGCAGCTGGTCAGCCAGAAGGAAGCCATGCACCACAAG GAAACCATGACCGAGCCGTCTGTCTATGCTGAGGATGTGTCCAAACTGAAGGACGCCGATGAACTCAAGCAAGCTTGCATTGGCCTCAAAGACACCAACAG ATCTCCTTGGTTCATGCGTAAGCCGCTGGAAGTCAGTGATCTCCTGAGTAGGCTGAG ATCTGCCGCTCCAGACTTCCATAAGCTGAATGAGGACGGAGAGCTGTGGCTGGTTAATCAGGGCTTAAAGGAAACCATGAG GTTGCTGGAGCACCAGCTGCAGACTGAGCGGAGAACATACAATAACGAGGTGGAGGCGTTGCGCGGCGAGCTGCAGAACGCAAAGGAGGAGAACAAccgtcagcagcagctcttggCCCAAAACCTCCAGCTGCCTCCAGAGGCCCGAATCGAAGCCAGTCTGCAGCATGAGATCACCCGACTCACCAACGAGAACCTG GATCTGATGGAGCAGCTAGAGAAGCAGGACCGAACCATTCGCAAGctgaagaagcagctgaaggTTTACTCCAAGAGGATTGGAGAGATGGGAG CGGGTCAAGCGGAGGGACAGACGTCTCCAGGACAGATGGTGGATGAGCCGATCCACCCCGTCAACATTCCTCGCAGGGAGAAAGATTTCCAAGGGATGCTAGAGTACAAGAAGGAGGATGAGCTCAAACTGGTCAAGAACCTCATCCTGG aGCTGAAGCCTCGCGGTGTAGCCGTGAATCTGATCCCAGGTCTGCCAGCCTACATCCTGTTCATGTGTCTGAGACACGCAGACTACGTCAACGATGACCAGAAGGTCCGCACTCTGCTCACCTCAACCATCAACAGTATTAAGAAGATCCTGAAG AAACGAGGAGATGACTTTGAGACCGTTTCCTTCTGGCTGGCGAACACCTGCCGCTTCTTACACTGTCTGAAACAGTACAGTGGAGACGAG gcCTTCATgaagcacaacacacagaggcagaatgaACACTGTCTGTCCAACTTCGACCTGGCAGAGTACAGGCAGGTGATCAGTGACTTGGCCATCCAGATCTACCAGCAGCTGATCAAATGCATGGAGAACATCCTGCAGCCCATGATAG TCTCTGGCATGCTGGAACACGAGACCATCCAGGGCGTGTCGGGGGTGAAGCCCACAGGTCTTCGCAAGCGGACGTCGAGCATCGCCGACGAGGGCACCTACACCCTGGACTCCATCCTGCGGCAGCTCAGCGCCTTCCACTCCACCATGTGCCAGCACGGCACCGACCCAGAGCTCATCAAGCAGGTGGTGAAGCAGCAGTTCTACATCATCGGAGCCGTCACCCTCAACAACCTGCTGCTGCGCAAGGACATGTGCTCCTGGAGCAAAGGCATGCAGATCAG gtacAATGTGAGCCAGCTGGAGGAGTGGCTCAGAGACAAAGGTCTGATGACATGTGGAGCCAAAGAGACTCTGGAGCCTCTGATCCAGGccgctcagctgctgcaggtgaagaaAAAGACTGACGAGGACGCCGAGGCCATCTGCTCCATGTGCCTGGCCCTCACCACTGCTCAG ATTGTGAAGGTCCTGAACCTCTACACTCCAGTCAACGAGTTTGAGGAGCGAGTGTCGGTTGCTTTCATACGAACCATACAG ACTCGCTTGCGAGACCGTTGTGAGAGTCCCCAGTTGTTGATGGACACGAAGATGATTTATCCCGTTACTTTCCCGTTCAGCCCGTCCTCCCTCGCCCTTGAAACCATCCAGATCCCCGGCTCGCTCAACCTAGGCTTCCTCACCCGTGTTTAG